TTCGAAGATGGCCTTCAGATCGCGAATCGAGACTTCCTCGTCGACGAGGCGGCGAAGCACGTCGGTCAGCGACTGCAGAGAGATGCGCTTGGGTACGAGTTCGTCCACAAGGTTCGGGTACAACTCCCGAATCTTGGCTGTCATCCATTGCACTTCCTGAGGACCAACGAAGGAGCGGGCATGACGGCGCAGGACACCGATGAGATGGAGCACCAAGATCTCATGAGGTTCCCAGACGCTATAGCCGGCGGTACGCACGAGTTCCGCCGAGGCTGCCGGGATCCATGCCGCGTCGCGTCCGGTCTCCGGATTGCGGGCATCCTCGCCGGCCACACCCAGCGCGGCGATGTTATACGCCGAACACCCGGCCAGCACCGAGTTTGGCCGGATCTGGCCGCGGACAACGGGTACGTCGCTCAGCGAGATGGTGTAGGAGCCCGGCGCGGCGGTTTGGCCCGTGAGTACCTGAATGGCCGGGTAGATCACGCCGAGATCGACATAGAGGCTGTTGCGGGCCTGGGTGGTTTGATCAAAAAAGCGCTGGCCAGAGGGCTGGGCGAGGTCGAGGAAAGGGCCGAGGTCGGGGCCGGCGCTCAGCGTGACCGGGCTCGTGGGGAGCACTTGAGGCTCGGCCATCTTCTTCGCCGCTTCGATGGCGGCAGGCGTGGCGGCGGCGGGATCCTTCGCGGCGCCGATGCGCAACATGCCCTGCGCCACTCCGCCGGCGGCGAGCGCCAGGAGGAAGAACGGGATCTTCGGCAACCCGGGGACGAGGCCGAGCACAAGCAGAAGCCCGGCGGTGATGGCGATCGCCTTGGGTTGCGAGAGCACCTGTGCGGCGACTTCCTTGCCCAGGTTGCTGTCGGCTTCTTCGCTCGCGACTCGCGTGACGACGATACCGGCCGAGATCGAGATTAGCAGCGCGGGGATCTGCGAGACGAGGCCATTGCCGATGGTGAGGATCGAGTAGGTCTGCACGGCCTCCATCGCGCTCATGCCGTTCATCGCCACGCCGATGAGGAGACCGCCGATGATGTTGATGAGCGTGATGACGATGCCGGCGATGGCGTCGCCCTTGACGAACTTCATCGCGCCGTCCATGGCGCCATAGAACTGCGACTCCTTGGCGAGCATGTTGCGGCGGCGCAGGGCTTCGGCCATGTCGATGATGCCGGCGCGCATATCGGCGTCGATGGACATCTGCTTACCGGGCATCGCATCGAGCGTGAAGCGCGCCGAGACTTCGGCCACGCGTTCGGCGCCCTTGGTGATTACGATGAACTGGACGAGCGTGATGATCAGGAAGATTACCGCGCCGACGATGAAATTGCCCTGCACAACGAAGTTCCCGAATGCGTCGATGACCTCGCCGGCATCGGCCTGGAGAAGGATCAACCGAGTGGCGGAGATGTCGAGCGCGAGCCTGTAGAGAGTCGTAATAAGAAGGATGGTGGGGAAAGAGGCGATCTGGGGCGCGTTGGCGATATAGATCGACACCATGAGGATGGTGAGCGCCGCGGTGATGTTGACGGTAAGGAGAATATCGAGCAGGAGCGTCGGCAGCGGGACGATCATCATGCCGACCATGGCCGCCACGGCGGCCACCAGCACGAGATCGGCGAACCGCAGCAGCACCGCGTTCAGGTTGCCCTGCCGGACTTCGGTCTTGATTTGATCGATTTGCGCGGTGAGGCTGGGCAGCATGGAACTCTTGTTATCGTCCCTGCGGCGCGGCGGTTGTGCGCCAGGACGCAGCGGTGGCGGCCATGTTTTCTATGAGGGCGCGGGCGCGATTGGCCGCTGGGTTGGAGCCGGCCTTGTCGAGCGAAAGCGCCTTGCGGAAATGCGCGCCGGCATGCTCGACGCGGCCGAGCCGGAGGCACGCTTCCCCTAGATTGGCCCAGACGGCGGGGTCCGGCGGATCGGAAGCAGCAGCGCGGTTCAGCCACTTCTCGGCCTCTTCCACTCGCGACTCGCGCAGCAG
This DNA window, taken from Bryobacteraceae bacterium, encodes the following:
- the sctV gene encoding type III secretion system export apparatus subunit SctV, with product MLPSLTAQIDQIKTEVRQGNLNAVLLRFADLVLVAAVAAMVGMMIVPLPTLLLDILLTVNITAALTILMVSIYIANAPQIASFPTILLITTLYRLALDISATRLILLQADAGEVIDAFGNFVVQGNFIVGAVIFLIITLVQFIVITKGAERVAEVSARFTLDAMPGKQMSIDADMRAGIIDMAEALRRRNMLAKESQFYGAMDGAMKFVKGDAIAGIVITLINIIGGLLIGVAMNGMSAMEAVQTYSILTIGNGLVSQIPALLISISAGIVVTRVASEEADSNLGKEVAAQVLSQPKAIAITAGLLLVLGLVPGLPKIPFFLLALAAGGVAQGMLRIGAAKDPAAATPAAIEAAKKMAEPQVLPTSPVTLSAGPDLGPFLDLAQPSGQRFFDQTTQARNSLYVDLGVIYPAIQVLTGQTAAPGSYTISLSDVPVVRGQIRPNSVLAGCSAYNIAALGVAGEDARNPETGRDAAWIPAASAELVRTAGYSVWEPHEILVLHLIGVLRRHARSFVGPQEVQWMTAKIRELYPNLVDELVPKRISLQSLTDVLRRLVDEEVSIRDLKAIFESLSESVRPDSDTISLSEHVRVALRDRICSRLAKGTTTLFVYALSPDVEDLFQSAIRSGQSGSYLSMPPDTIQQVRDAMWNLFGTLPDTAQRPVIVTSAGIRPFVREVAVSRVPEVSVLSHREMSRLVNFQPIGMVQV
- a CDS encoding tetratricopeptide repeat protein gives rise to the protein MEENAILRMAQGQLPLNAWLKLSEADMAALAGVGAMLLEQGQTAEARRIFAGLVAVDSGVYYGPAGIGALLLRESRVEEAEKWLNRAAASDPPDPAVWANLGEACLRLGRVEHAGAHFRKALSLDKAGSNPAANRARALIENMAATAASWRTTAAPQGR